A region of Micropterus dolomieu isolate WLL.071019.BEF.003 ecotype Adirondacks linkage group LG01, ASM2129224v1, whole genome shotgun sequence DNA encodes the following proteins:
- the LOC123976424 gene encoding FERM, ARHGEF and pleckstrin domain-containing protein 1-like, translated as MVEPADRPSAAAQRLGTPESFGVSTLEPGLRPPAQPPGRQVSIRVQMLDDTQEVFQISQRSPGKVLFDLICVHLNLVEGDYFGLEYQDQRKMTVWLDLLKPTLKQIRRPKNTILRFVVKFFPPDHTQLLEELTRYLFALQIKRDLACGRLICNDTSAALMVSHIIQSEIGDFDETQSWQHLLHNKYLPDQDAIRDKITDCHRKHVGQTPAESDYQLLEIARRLEMYGVRLHPAKDREGTKLSLAVAHTGVLVFQGYTKINAFNWSKVRKLSFKRKRFLIKLRADPTQNAHHDTLEFSMASRDCCKIFWKICVEYHAFFRLFEEPKPKPKPILFTRGSSFRFSGRTQKQIIDYVKDSELKKVPFERKHSKILSSSSMSPQSSSFRSQVPKENAMCVQLADQPDSGRLDESNGSKELPAATSSTNGFHGIPAVPGSDPTQSRQNHHGIESALDPHFLNPESPGSEDSPVGSPCVIVNGNGSVNGQGMGSIGVLGPGQSPEGRRLSPLTSPLLTDAGCVRNDDDEEASRKKFPTDKAYFIAKELLTTERTYLKDLQVITESFKSVAGKDDAFPDLVKNLISASYDPVYKFHQGFLKEVEQRLAQWEGRSNAHIKGDYQRIGDILLKNIQGLRQMTVHLQKHSECLVELERACRSSRKAEALCREFEQQRVCYLPLNIFLLRPLHRLLHYKLILERLCKHFPPTHDDFRDCRAALADISEMVLQLQGAMMKMENFQKLLELKKDLTGIDNLAIPGREFIRLGCLSKLSGKGLQQRMFFLFSDSLVYTSRGMTPSNQFKVHGQLPLYGMTIRESEEEWGVPHSFTLFGQRQSVVVAASCASEMERWVEDIRMAIDLAEQSSSTNTDLLSTSLSDNKLSEEGGAELESEEELCGSRSSLERQGHRGNTTVHVCWHRNTSVSMVDFSVAVENQLSGNLLRKFKNSNGWQKLWVVFTNFSLFFYKSHQDDYPLASLPLLGYSVTVPSESENIHKDYVFKLHFKSHVYYFRSESEYTFERYLTVGDHWWGCITL; from the exons CAACGTTCCCCTGGCAAAGTGCTGTTTGACCTGATTTGTGTCCACCTCAACCTGGTAGAGGGAGACTACTTTGGACTGGAGTACCAGGACCAGCGCAAGATGAcg GTGTGGCTGGACCTGCTGAAGCCGACACTGAAACAGATCAGAC GGCCTAAAAACACCATCCTTCGCTTTGTGGTGAAGTTCTTCCCCCCTGACCACACGCAGCTCTTGGAGGAGCTGACTCG GTATCTGTTTGCCCTGCAGATTAAACGCGACCTGGCCTGCGGTCGTCTTATCTGCAACGACACCAGCGCCGCTCTCATGGTCTCCCACATCATCCAGT CCGAGATAGGAGACTTCGACGAGACCCAGAGCTGGCAGCATCTCCTCCACAATAAGTACCTGCCCGACCAGGACGCCATCAGAGACAAGATCACTGACTGCCACCGCAAGCATGT AGGGCAGACTCCTGCTGAGTCTGACTACCAGCTGCTGGAAATCGCTCGGCGGCTGGAGATGTACGGTGTTCGTCTGCACCCAGCCAAGGACCGAGAGGGTACTAAGCTCAGTCTGGCTGTGGCGCACACTGGGGTTCTGGTTTTCCAG GGGTACACAAAAATTAACGCCTTCAACTGGTCCAAGGTTCGCAAGCTCAGCTTCAAACGCAAACGGTTTCTAATTAAGCTGAGAGCAGACCCCACT CAGAATGCCCACCACGACACGCTGGAGTTTTCCATGGCCAGCAGGGATTGCTGTAAGATCTTCTGGAAAATCTGTGTAGAGTATCACGCCTTCTTCAGGCTCTTCGAGGAGCCCAAGCCCAAACCCAAGCCCATCCTCTTCACCAGAGGATCCTCATTCCGGTTCAG TGGACGCACCCAGAAGCAGATCATTGATTATGTGAAAGACTCTGAGCTCAAGAAAGTTCCATTTGAAAG GAAGCACAGTAAGATTCTGTCCAGTAGCAGCATGTCCCCTCAGTCGTCTTCCTTCAGATCGCAAGTGCCAAAAGAG AACGCCATGTGTGTCCAGTTAGCGGACCAGCCTGACTCAGGCAGACTGGATGAGTCTAATGGTTCAAAGGAGCTACCAGCAGCCACATCCTCCACCAACGGCTTTCACGGTATACCTGCTGTGCCTGGCTCAGACCCGACTCAGTCCCGACAGAACCACCACGGCATCGAATCTGCGCTGGACCCACATTTCCTCAACCCAG AAAGTCCCGGTTCAGAGGACTCTCCAGTGGGAAGCCCCTGTGTGATTGTTAACGGTAACGGCTCTGTAAATGGACAGGGAATGGGCAGCATTGGTGTCCTGGGTCCAGGTCAGAGTCCTGAGGGACGGCGGCTGTCACCTCTCACCAGCCCGCTGCTCACCGATGCCGGATGTGTCCGCAACGATGATGACGAGGAGGCGAGCAGGAAG aAGTTTCCCACAGACAAGGCCTACTTCATAGCCAAGGAACTGTTGACCACAGAGCGGACCTACCTCAAAGACCTGCAGGTCATCACAGAG TCTTTCAAGAGCGTCGCAGGGAAAGACGATGCCTTCCCAGACCTTGTTAAGAACCTGATCTCCGCCAGCTACGATCCGGTCTACAAGTTTCACCAGGGATTCCTCAAAGAGGTGGAGCAGCGGCTGGCACAGTG GGAGGGACGTTCTAATGCCCACATAAAAGGAGACTATCAGCGAATTGGGGACATTCTCCTTAAGAACATTCAGGGTCTGAGG CAGATGACAGTTCATCTTCAAAAACATTCAGAGTGCCTGGTCGAACTGGAACGGGCCTGTAG GTCCAGTCGGAAGGCGGAGGCTCTGTGTCGAGAATTTGAGCAGCAGAGAGTTTGCTACCTGCCCCTCAACATCTTCCTCCTCAGGCCTCTTCACCGCCTGCTGCACTACAAACTCATCCTGGAGAGGCTCTGCAAGCACTTCCCGCCCACCCACGATGACTTCAGGGACTGCAGAG CGGCCCTGGCAGACATCTCTGAGATGGTGCTGCAGCTCCAAGGCGCCATGATGAAGATGGAGAACTTCCAGAAGCTTCTAGAGCTAAAGAAAGATTTGACCGGTATCGACAACCTCGCCATCCCCGGGAGG GAATTTATCAGGCTCGGTTGCCTCAGCAAGCTCTCAGGAAAGGGTCTTCAGCAGAGGATGTTCTTCCTG TTCAGTGATTCCTTGGTTTACACCAGTCGAGGAATGACCCCGTCCAACCAGTTTAAAGTTCACGGCCAGCTGCCCCTGTATGGCATGACG atCAGAGAAAGTGAGGAGGAGTGGGGAGTTCCTCATTCGTTCACCTTGTTTGGACAGCGGCAGTCTGTGGTGGTGGCAGCCAG CTGTGCGTCAGAGATGGAGCGGTGGGTGGAGGACATCCGGATGGCCATTGACCTAGcggagcagagcagcagcacaaaCACTGACCTGCTATCCACCAGCCTCTCTGACAACA AGCTGTCGGAGGAAGGTGGAGCTGAGCTGGAGTCGGAGGAGGAGCTCTGTGGCTCGCGCTCGTCTCTAGAGCGTCAGGGACACCGTGGTAACACCACCGTGCACGTGTGCTGGCATCGCAACACCAGCGTGTCCATGGTGGACTTCAGTGTAGCTGTGGAG AACCAGCTGTCAGGTAACCTGCTGAGGAAGTTTAAGAACAGTAACGGCTGGCAGAAACTCTGGGTGGTCTTCACCAACTTCAGCCTCTTTTTCTACAAGTCACACCAG GACGACTACCCTCTGGCCAGCCTTCCTCTGCTGGGCTACTCTGTCACCGTCCCGTCTGAGTCGGAGAACATCCACAAGGACTACGTCTTCAAACTCCACTTTAAATCCCACGTGTACTACTTCAGATCAGAGAGCGAGTACACCTTTGAGAGGTACCTTACTGTGGGTGATCACTGGTGGGGATGTATAACGTTATAA